The window ACCGGCGCTTTCTTTGTAGTTGGTATCAGCGCATACAATTTCTTGAAAAAACGAGATTTAGATTTCTTTAGACGCTCTGTAACAATCGGGCTTGTCATTGGATTAATCTCCAGTCTTGGTATCGCTTTCAGCGGACACTCACAATCCGAGTACCTAATGGGTGCACAGCCAATGAAAATGGCTGCAGCTGAGGGATTATATGAAGACAGCGGCGATCCTGCTGCTTGGACTGTTTTAGCCAATATTGATACAGAAAACAAAGAAACAAACCTACGTCTCGAAATCCCTTATGCTTTAAGCTTCTTAGCATATGGAGAGTTCAAAGGAAAAGTAGATGGTATGAATACCATCCAAGCGGAATATGAAAAATTGTATGGTCCTGGAAACTACATTCCACCTGTTAAAACAACATTCTGGAATTTCAGAATTATGGTTGGGCTTGGCGGAGTGCTTATCCTAATCAGCTTAATTGGTCTATATATGAAACGTCGAGGAACACTTGAGAACAAAACATGGTTTTTAAAGCTGGCATTCGCCTCTTTATTCTTCCCATTTATTGCAAATACAGCAGGCTGGATTATGTCAGAGATTGGCCGTCAGCCATGGATTGTTAACGGATTAATGAGAACATCTGATGGTATTTCGAATACAGTATCAGCTGGATCCGTACTGTTTTCACTCATTGCTTTTACATTAGTATATACACTATTAGCAGTTGCCATGGTCGTTTTATTCGTAAAAGTCATTAAACAGGGTCCTCATGAAAAACTAAAGGATGATGTTAGTGATTCAGATCCTTTCAGTGAAGGAGGTTTAACACATGCAACTAAGTGAGGTATGGTTCTTATTAATCGGAGTATTATTTGTCGGATTTGTCTTTTTAGAGGGATTTGACTTCGGGGTAGGAATGAGCACTAAATTTCTAGCCAAAAATGAAGTTGAAAAACGGGTGCTGATTAATACGATAGGCCCTTTCTGGGATGCCAATGAAGTTTGGCTGATTACCGGGGGCGGCGCCATGTTTGCAGCCTTCCCGCACTGGTATGCTACATTATTCAGCGGCTACTATCTTCCATTTGTTGTCTTGCTTTTAGCTTTAATCGCTCGTGGTGTTGCCTTTGAATTCAGAGGAAAATTGAATTCAATTAAATGGAAAAAAACATGGGATTGGTCCATATTCTTAGGCAGTCTCTTACCACCCTTTTTATTAGGAGTCTTATTCACAAGCTTGATTAAAGGAGTTCCAATTGATC of the Bacillus tuaregi genome contains:
- a CDS encoding cytochrome ubiquinol oxidase subunit I yields the protein MEALILARIQFAATTVFHFIFVPLSIGLAFIIAIMQTMYLVKKKEVYKKMTQFWGKFFLINFAVGIVTGIIQEFQFGMNWSSYSRFMGDVFGAPLAIEALLAFFIESTFIGLWIFGWDKLPKKVHLASIWLVSISTAISAFWILTANSFMQNPVGYAIQNGRAETTDFLAVITNPKLLVAFPHVIFGALATGAFFVVGISAYNFLKKRDLDFFRRSVTIGLVIGLISSLGIAFSGHSQSEYLMGAQPMKMAAAEGLYEDSGDPAAWTVLANIDTENKETNLRLEIPYALSFLAYGEFKGKVDGMNTIQAEYEKLYGPGNYIPPVKTTFWNFRIMVGLGGVLILISLIGLYMKRRGTLENKTWFLKLAFASLFFPFIANTAGWIMSEIGRQPWIVNGLMRTSDGISNTVSAGSVLFSLIAFTLVYTLLAVAMVVLFVKVIKQGPHEKLKDDVSDSDPFSEGGLTHATK